A genomic stretch from Bacillus sp. E(2018) includes:
- a CDS encoding DNA translocase FtsK codes for MSWIKKLMNTFFDDENEDDSYYEEERTRSQDSVKKQQAPEKMENAQKAKPASFASNGRKPSPSHIQHPAKMLHKYPENAPFRFPVIPDEKTVKPPAQRHTYQQKETHSYKDPVREEKSYREERPVREQRPHQNDNRRSKGKSSSFNQEPKRQAFKASNVPSPVYGYERRNKSDAQIKPEQKETTPEVKSRFTPTDVPSPVYGYGKRKPEGILFIGRDIPEKNSVTEELLKTVEEVLPAATPESSPISQEKEIVSEASHLQKANNSIVDPAQEQVEDEIINVDENLAEEEKPTEPLEMIAELDEVYVSEESHEVHTSNVEKQNETSEAVDVSEVVVKPTERRETQPVQEITPSLVEEKQEQEHVVIEQVQPKKEAPKSGGQFVPFNVLMLKKDRKSLTRPVSTTEIQKSESRQATRTELNIHQSVEAVKNQLFVPLSLLNKAKISLEDDDLWLNEQKHTLQSTLDNFNVNAKVVHMTKGPAVTRFEVQPAPGVKVNKITNLTDDIKLSLAARDIRIEAPIPGKNAIGIEVPNQHSRAVYLREIIEDDVFKDSASSLTVALGLDISGAPLVTDLQKMPHGLIAGATGSGKSVCINSILVSLLYKAKPEDVRLLLVDPKMVELAPYNHIPHLVTPVITDAKEATAALKWAVEEMERRYEEFAKTGVREIKRYNQKMEEEQHYKNKMPYIVVVIDELADLMMVSPQEVEEAICRIAQKARACGIHLLLATQRPSVDVITGLIKANVPTRTAFAVSSAIDSRTILDMSGAERLLGRGDMLFMENGSNKAVRIQGTFVSDEEIEEVTRYVKEEYQTEYLFTREELIQHQQTTEVEDELFEEACYYVIEVGAASSSSLQRRFRIGYNRAARLVDMMESFGLVSETMGSKPRHVLLTQEELENRLYSGVE; via the coding sequence ATGAGTTGGATAAAAAAATTAATGAACACGTTTTTTGACGATGAAAATGAAGATGATTCCTACTATGAGGAAGAGAGAACGAGAAGCCAGGATTCTGTAAAAAAACAGCAAGCACCCGAAAAAATGGAGAATGCTCAGAAGGCGAAGCCAGCTTCCTTTGCAAGCAATGGAAGAAAACCGTCTCCTTCACATATTCAACATCCTGCGAAAATGCTGCACAAGTATCCAGAGAATGCGCCATTTCGTTTTCCAGTGATCCCAGATGAAAAAACGGTAAAACCACCTGCACAAAGACATACATATCAGCAGAAAGAGACACATTCGTATAAAGATCCAGTTAGGGAAGAAAAGTCCTACCGAGAAGAACGTCCTGTTCGTGAGCAACGTCCTCACCAAAATGACAATAGAAGATCTAAAGGTAAGTCTTCTAGCTTTAACCAAGAACCAAAACGACAAGCTTTCAAAGCTTCAAACGTTCCTTCACCTGTTTACGGATACGAAAGAAGAAATAAAAGTGATGCACAGATTAAGCCAGAACAAAAGGAAACCACTCCTGAGGTGAAATCGAGGTTTACACCAACAGATGTTCCATCTCCTGTATACGGATATGGTAAGAGAAAGCCTGAAGGCATTTTATTCATCGGAAGAGATATTCCGGAAAAGAATTCTGTGACAGAAGAACTTTTAAAGACTGTTGAAGAAGTTTTACCTGCTGCAACACCAGAAAGCTCACCAATTTCTCAAGAAAAAGAGATTGTAAGTGAAGCTTCTCATTTGCAAAAGGCAAACAATAGCATCGTTGATCCCGCCCAAGAACAGGTCGAAGATGAAATAATAAATGTCGATGAGAATTTAGCTGAAGAAGAAAAACCTACTGAGCCGCTTGAAATGATTGCTGAACTCGATGAAGTGTATGTGTCAGAGGAAAGTCACGAGGTTCACACTTCAAACGTAGAGAAACAAAATGAAACAAGCGAAGCTGTAGATGTGTCTGAAGTTGTTGTGAAACCCACGGAAAGACGTGAAACGCAACCTGTTCAAGAGATCACTCCTAGTTTGGTAGAAGAAAAGCAAGAACAAGAACATGTAGTTATTGAACAAGTACAGCCAAAGAAAGAAGCTCCTAAAAGTGGGGGGCAATTCGTTCCTTTTAATGTGCTGATGTTAAAAAAAGACAGGAAGTCACTAACACGCCCTGTTTCCACAACAGAAATTCAAAAGTCGGAAAGCAGACAAGCAACAAGAACAGAACTAAACATTCATCAAAGTGTTGAAGCTGTAAAGAACCAGTTGTTTGTCCCTTTGTCATTATTAAATAAAGCAAAGATTTCACTCGAAGATGATGACCTTTGGTTAAACGAACAAAAGCACACACTCCAGTCAACACTGGATAACTTTAATGTGAATGCAAAAGTGGTCCACATGACAAAAGGTCCAGCAGTTACACGTTTTGAAGTTCAACCTGCTCCAGGTGTAAAGGTAAATAAGATAACAAATCTTACAGATGATATAAAGCTTAGCCTGGCCGCTCGAGACATCAGAATTGAAGCGCCCATTCCAGGAAAGAATGCTATTGGTATAGAAGTGCCGAACCAGCATAGCAGGGCTGTTTATTTACGCGAGATCATTGAAGATGATGTGTTTAAGGATTCAGCATCCTCCTTAACTGTAGCTCTCGGATTAGACATTTCAGGAGCACCTTTAGTGACAGATCTCCAAAAGATGCCGCACGGACTTATTGCAGGAGCGACGGGATCAGGAAAGAGTGTTTGTATCAATTCTATTCTTGTGAGCTTGCTGTATAAAGCAAAGCCCGAGGATGTGAGATTGTTGCTTGTCGATCCTAAAATGGTCGAGCTCGCGCCATACAATCATATTCCTCACCTAGTGACTCCTGTTATCACAGATGCAAAAGAAGCAACGGCTGCTTTAAAATGGGCGGTCGAAGAAATGGAACGTCGTTACGAAGAGTTTGCAAAAACAGGTGTACGAGAGATTAAGCGTTACAATCAAAAGATGGAAGAAGAGCAACATTATAAAAATAAGATGCCGTATATTGTTGTGGTAATCGATGAGTTGGCTGACTTGATGATGGTTTCACCGCAAGAAGTTGAAGAAGCGATCTGCCGGATTGCTCAGAAGGCAAGAGCCTGTGGAATCCATCTTCTACTCGCAACACAGCGGCCATCCGTAGATGTTATCACAGGACTTATCAAAGCCAATGTGCCAACTCGTACAGCATTCGCAGTTTCGTCTGCCATTGATTCACGAACGATTCTAGATATGAGTGGTGCAGAGCGATTATTAGGACGAGGCGATATGCTCTTTATGGAGAACGGCTCGAACAAAGCGGTTCGTATTCAAGGAACGTTCGTATCTGATGAAGAAATTGAAGAAGTGACACGTTACGTAAAAGAAGAGTATCAGACGGAATATCTTTTTACTCGTGAAGAACTGATTCAGCATCAGCAAACAACAGAAGTAGAAGACGAACTCTTTGAAGAAGCTTGTTATTACGTTATCGAAGTAGGGGCAGCATCCTCTTCTAGCTTACAGCGCAGATTTAGAATCGGTTACAACCGTGCAGCAAGATTGGTAGACATGATGGAAAGCTTCGGCCTCGTCTCTGAAACGATGGGAAGTAAACCAAGACATGTTCTTCTTACACAAGAAGAACTAGAGAATCGTTTATATAGTGGTGTAGAGTAA
- the murC gene encoding UDP-N-acetylmuramate--L-alanine ligase codes for MTKYHFIGIKGTGMSPLAQILHDNGHDVQGSDIEQFIFTQTALEEKNIPVLPFDKKNVEEGQTIIAGNAFGEQHEEIQAANEKNIPIHRYHHFLGEYLSNFTSIAVTGSHGKTSTTGLLAHVVGAAKPTSYLIGDGTGKGSKGSEYFVFEACEYRRHFLSYNPDYAIITNIDFDHPDYFSDLKDVISAFQAMAMQVKKAIIACGDDANLQEIHAQVPVVFYGFGDHNDFQAKNVNRGDEGTTFDVFVRNTFYGTFQIPGYGTHNVLNALAVIAICHYETLPMDIIKEQLKSFTGVKRRFSEKSVGDQILIDDYAHHPTEIKVTIEATKYKYKNRKVVAIFQPHTFTRTKTFLDEFAAALSEADHVYLCDIFGSARENAGNLSIENLIEKIPNAQFITEDKVDVLKKYKDGVLLFMGAGDIQKFQRAYEETLTAKP; via the coding sequence ATGACAAAATACCATTTTATTGGAATTAAAGGGACAGGAATGAGCCCGTTGGCACAAATCCTTCATGACAATGGTCATGATGTTCAAGGTTCTGATATTGAACAATTTATCTTTACTCAGACAGCACTTGAAGAAAAAAACATTCCAGTGTTACCGTTTGACAAGAAAAACGTTGAAGAAGGTCAAACGATTATCGCAGGTAATGCTTTTGGCGAACAGCATGAAGAGATTCAAGCTGCAAATGAGAAAAATATACCTATCCATAGATATCACCATTTCCTTGGAGAGTATCTATCTAACTTTACATCGATTGCAGTGACAGGATCGCATGGAAAAACATCAACAACTGGTTTATTAGCACATGTTGTTGGTGCTGCGAAGCCTACTTCTTACCTGATCGGTGATGGAACAGGTAAAGGTAGCAAGGGCAGCGAATACTTCGTGTTTGAAGCATGTGAGTATCGCAGACATTTCTTATCTTATAATCCGGATTACGCGATTATCACAAACATTGATTTTGATCATCCAGATTATTTTTCTGATTTAAAAGATGTAATCAGTGCATTTCAAGCGATGGCGATGCAGGTGAAAAAGGCGATCATCGCTTGTGGTGATGATGCAAATCTTCAAGAGATTCATGCACAAGTACCCGTTGTATTCTATGGCTTTGGTGATCATAATGATTTCCAAGCTAAGAATGTTAATCGTGGTGATGAGGGAACAACGTTTGATGTATTTGTTCGCAACACATTTTACGGGACGTTCCAGATTCCTGGATACGGCACACATAATGTATTGAACGCTCTTGCTGTCATTGCGATCTGTCATTATGAAACATTACCTATGGATATTATTAAAGAGCAATTAAAGAGCTTTACGGGTGTTAAAAGACGATTCTCCGAAAAATCAGTTGGGGATCAAATCTTGATCGATGATTATGCTCATCATCCGACTGAGATTAAAGTAACGATTGAAGCAACAAAGTATAAGTATAAGAATCGTAAAGTGGTAGCGATCTTCCAACCACATACATTCACGCGAACAAAGACGTTCTTAGACGAATTTGCAGCAGCCCTAAGTGAAGCGGATCACGTTTACCTCTGTGACATTTTTGGTTCTGCAAGAGAGAATGCTGGGAATCTTTCAATTGAGAATTTGATAGAAAAAATCCCTAACGCACAATTCATTACAGAAGATAAAGTGGACGTATTAAAAAAATACAAAGACGGTGTTTTATTGTTCATGGGAGCTGGAGATATTCAAAAGTTCCAAAGAGCATACGAGGAAACACTGACTGCAAAACCATAA
- a CDS encoding DUF948 domain-containing protein, translating into MDIIISISVALVAVAFVVLVYFLSGALKSLQITLNHVAVTLESLEKQLDGVTRETTDLLHKTNQLAEDVQKKSDSLNNVFSAVQDFGQSVQKVNQSVRKVTDQITVETERQSKQISQAVQWGNAALNLWEKYKLKKSNVETTQRQYSRGGV; encoded by the coding sequence ATGGATATCATTATCTCAATCAGTGTAGCATTAGTCGCAGTTGCATTTGTCGTACTCGTTTATTTTTTATCAGGGGCTTTGAAATCACTACAAATTACCCTTAATCATGTCGCGGTAACGCTAGAAAGTCTAGAGAAGCAATTAGATGGCGTAACGCGCGAGACAACCGATTTGCTACATAAAACAAACCAGTTAGCCGAGGATGTTCAAAAGAAATCAGATTCACTTAACAACGTGTTCTCTGCAGTTCAAGATTTCGGTCAATCCGTTCAAAAGGTGAACCAATCTGTTCGCAAAGTAACAGACCAGATTACGGTTGAAACAGAGCGACAGTCTAAGCAAATATCGCAAGCGGTTCAATGGGGAAATGCAGCATTGAATTTATGGGAAAAATACAAACTCAAAAAATCCAATGTTGAAACAACACAAAGACAATATTCCAGAGGAGGAGTCTAA
- the ytxJ gene encoding bacillithiol system redox-active protein YtxJ, protein MSLIQLQNEQDWNLVKEQRNRIILMKNSTTCPVSHEAFKEFQKFAADNENETLYYLNVQDARSLSNAIAEQTGVKHESPQVLIFEGDNVVWHASHWNITNKKLAQANGTTKA, encoded by the coding sequence ATGTCACTTATTCAATTACAAAACGAACAAGATTGGAATCTAGTAAAAGAACAAAGAAACCGTATTATTCTGATGAAAAATAGTACAACATGTCCTGTAAGTCATGAAGCTTTTAAAGAATTTCAAAAGTTTGCTGCAGATAACGAGAACGAAACATTGTATTATTTAAATGTCCAAGATGCAAGATCACTCAGTAATGCGATTGCAGAGCAAACAGGAGTGAAGCACGAATCTCCTCAAGTACTAATCTTCGAAGGGGATAATGTGGTTTGGCATGCTTCACATTGGAACATAACAAATAAAAAACTTGCGCAAGCGAATGGAACAACAAAAGCGTAG
- a CDS encoding aminopeptidase has translation MRDPRIQQLAKNLITYSVNLQKGEKVLIENFGLQKELVNALVQEAYAAGGFPFVLLKDHSVMRAQYTQATEEQMEMIAKHEGDLMNQMDAYIGLRSGDNINEMSDVPSEKMALYEKTIFAMHRKIRIKKTKWCVLRYPNASMAQSASMSTEAFEDFYFEVCNLDYGKMDDAMTALKDLMDKTDKVRITGPGTDLSFSIKDIPSIKCSGQNNIPDGEVFTAPVKDSVNGTISYNTPSPYNGFTFENVQLTFENGKIVKATANDSERINKIFDTDEGSRYVGEFAIGVNPFIKHPMKDILFDEKIDGSFHFTPGQAYEEAYNGNESNIHWDMVMIQRPDYGGGEIFFDDVLIRKDGVFVLPELEQLNPENLK, from the coding sequence ATGAGAGATCCAAGAATTCAACAACTAGCAAAAAACTTAATTACATATTCGGTAAACCTGCAAAAAGGTGAAAAAGTATTAATTGAAAACTTCGGACTGCAAAAAGAACTCGTAAACGCACTTGTTCAAGAAGCGTATGCTGCAGGAGGTTTTCCATTCGTTCTACTAAAAGACCATTCTGTAATGCGCGCTCAATATACACAAGCTACTGAAGAACAAATGGAAATGATCGCGAAGCACGAAGGTGATCTTATGAACCAGATGGATGCCTATATCGGTCTTCGTTCAGGTGACAACATAAACGAAATGTCTGATGTACCTTCCGAGAAGATGGCACTTTATGAGAAAACAATCTTTGCGATGCACCGTAAGATTCGTATCAAAAAGACGAAATGGTGTGTGCTTCGTTATCCAAACGCATCTATGGCACAATCTGCAAGCATGAGTACAGAAGCGTTCGAAGACTTCTATTTTGAAGTATGTAACCTTGATTATGGAAAAATGGATGACGCGATGACTGCACTAAAAGATCTGATGGATAAAACGGATAAAGTCCGCATCACAGGACCTGGAACAGATCTATCGTTCTCGATCAAAGATATTCCATCCATTAAATGTTCAGGACAAAATAACATACCTGATGGTGAAGTGTTTACAGCTCCCGTAAAAGATTCGGTTAACGGAACAATCTCGTATAACACGCCATCTCCTTATAACGGCTTTACGTTTGAAAATGTGCAGTTAACGTTTGAAAACGGTAAGATTGTAAAAGCAACAGCTAATGATTCTGAGCGTATCAACAAAATTTTCGATACGGATGAAGGTTCTCGATACGTTGGTGAATTTGCAATCGGTGTTAACCCATTCATCAAGCACCCGATGAAAGATATTCTTTTCGATGAGAAGATTGACGGCAGCTTCCACTTCACTCCTGGTCAGGCTTATGAAGAGGCGTATAACGGTAACGAATCAAACATCCATTGGGATATGGTTATGATTCAACGCCCTGATTACGGTGGCGGAGAAATTTTCTTTGATGACGTATTGATCCGTAAAGATGGTGTTTTCGTTCTTCCTGAATTAGAGCAATTAAACCCTGAGAATTTAAAGTAA
- a CDS encoding bifunctional 3-deoxy-7-phosphoheptulonate synthase/chorismate mutase, producing the protein MNHLELNTLRTELDDVNRELLALINKRGELVQQIGKIKSDQGMKKYDPVRERHMLDLVSSENRGPFETSTLHHLFKEIFKAGLELQEVDHKKELLVSRKQRPEDTIIAVKGMEIGNGNPILIAGPCAVESYEQTASVAEAVTKNGVRLLRGGAFKPRTSPYDFQGLGVEGLQILKKVADEYNCAVISEIVHPQDLEMACDYLDIIQIGARNMQNYELLKAAGKINKPVLLKRGLAATLDEFINSAEYIMSQGNGQIILCERGIRTYERATRNTLDITAVPILKQETHLPVFVDVTHSTGRKDLLLPAAKAAFAIGADGVMAEVHPDPAVALSDAAQQMNIEEFQGFVEELVSSRFLKLNQMV; encoded by the coding sequence ATGAATCATCTAGAGTTAAACACGTTACGAACCGAGCTTGATGATGTAAATAGAGAATTGTTAGCGTTAATCAATAAACGAGGTGAGCTTGTTCAGCAAATCGGTAAGATTAAATCTGATCAAGGCATGAAGAAGTACGATCCTGTTAGAGAAAGACATATGTTAGATCTCGTTTCATCAGAAAACCGAGGACCCTTTGAAACGAGTACACTTCACCATCTTTTTAAAGAAATTTTTAAAGCCGGCCTCGAATTACAAGAAGTAGATCACAAAAAAGAGCTTCTCGTCTCGAGAAAACAAAGACCTGAAGATACGATTATTGCTGTTAAAGGGATGGAGATCGGAAACGGAAATCCTATTCTAATTGCTGGACCGTGTGCTGTAGAGAGCTATGAACAAACAGCTTCTGTAGCAGAGGCTGTAACAAAGAATGGTGTGAGATTATTACGCGGTGGAGCGTTTAAACCACGAACGTCCCCTTATGATTTCCAAGGATTAGGAGTGGAAGGACTACAGATTCTGAAAAAAGTAGCAGATGAATACAATTGTGCAGTGATCAGTGAAATCGTCCATCCACAAGATCTTGAGATGGCATGTGATTATTTGGACATCATTCAAATTGGTGCTAGGAACATGCAGAACTACGAACTTCTAAAAGCAGCTGGAAAGATTAATAAACCTGTTCTATTAAAAAGAGGTCTTGCTGCAACGCTTGATGAGTTCATCAACTCAGCTGAATATATCATGTCACAAGGAAACGGGCAGATCATTCTCTGTGAAAGAGGTATTCGAACGTATGAACGAGCGACGCGAAACACGTTGGATATTACAGCTGTACCGATTTTAAAACAAGAAACCCATCTGCCTGTATTTGTAGATGTAACGCATTCGACAGGTAGAAAAGATTTGCTTCTACCGGCTGCAAAGGCGGCTTTTGCGATCGGGGCAGATGGAGTAATGGCAGAAGTACATCCAGATCCAGCCGTAGCTTTATCGGATGCTGCACAGCAGATGAACATCGAAGAATTTCAAGGATTTGTTGAAGAACTTGTTTCTTCTCGTTTCCTTAAATTAAATCAGATGGTTTAA
- a CDS encoding cell division FtsA domain-containing protein, with protein sequence MDKNLLFALDIGTRSVVGMILKQHENGKYEILHKKIIEHEERSMLDGQIHHIPAVAKVIRTIKDQLELEVGPLTKVCVAAAGRALKTVKGRSDKDLSLGDISSHEEVIHMELAAVQQAQYQLARLLDENSNLLYDCVGYSVLHYYLDEHEIGSFIGQQGKTASVEVIATFLPRVVVDSLMKALDEAGLEMEALTLEPIAAINVLIPSSMRKLNVALVDIGAGTSDIAITAQGTVIAYGMVPVAGDEITEAVSSALLLDFPVAEQLKRSLIKETVVTYTDILGFPSQKDTSEVISTVSSSIESLAEGITNEILQLNAKAPQAIMLVGGGSLTPLLHEKVAEKLDLPIERVAIRGLNAIQSLIPSSIEEGPELVTPVGIGIAAKENPVKYVTVSVNGKTIRLFQVKKLTIGDALIAGGADLSKLYGKPGLGLMVRLNDEVKMFKGKIGTAPSIEMNGVPCTLLDEVLEGAMIHYEAGHNGEDAVISIQDAYDNHSVKTLWVNGEAETFETHYFINEKRVSSDTLVNDRDDCYYRFPSTLSDLFDLKEWSIETKRSHFTVFVDGKPLSLPTKLTDSVHLNEQSVKLHTTWHDGDRLEYHRTEEEQVTLKHVTDALDLNLHQSCTVIFNEEKVTLVRPLYTFYREDEKLRSDSVLHTQERLVMKKTDQQPFIFQDVFTEVELTLQPQPGESLILLKNGEKAGFQTEIQTGDKLLLKFEVLI encoded by the coding sequence GTGGACAAAAATCTTTTATTCGCATTAGATATCGGTACACGTTCTGTGGTCGGTATGATTTTAAAACAGCATGAAAATGGAAAGTATGAGATTTTACATAAGAAAATAATCGAACATGAAGAACGTTCTATGCTTGATGGTCAGATTCACCATATACCTGCTGTGGCTAAAGTGATCAGGACGATTAAAGATCAGCTCGAACTTGAAGTCGGTCCACTTACAAAGGTTTGTGTTGCTGCAGCAGGACGAGCTCTTAAGACCGTGAAAGGCCGTTCTGACAAAGATCTTTCACTTGGTGATATCTCTTCGCATGAAGAAGTGATTCATATGGAACTTGCAGCCGTTCAGCAAGCTCAATATCAGTTAGCCCGTTTATTAGATGAGAACTCCAATTTACTCTACGATTGCGTTGGATATTCCGTTCTGCATTATTACCTCGATGAGCATGAGATTGGAAGCTTTATCGGTCAGCAAGGAAAAACGGCTAGTGTAGAAGTTATTGCTACATTCTTGCCAAGAGTCGTTGTTGATTCTTTAATGAAAGCTCTAGACGAAGCAGGACTTGAGATGGAAGCTCTGACTTTAGAGCCGATCGCAGCCATCAACGTGCTGATCCCTTCTTCAATGAGGAAGCTAAATGTAGCTCTTGTAGATATTGGTGCAGGTACTTCAGATATCGCGATTACCGCACAAGGAACAGTTATTGCTTATGGAATGGTTCCGGTGGCAGGTGATGAAATTACAGAAGCCGTTAGCTCTGCTCTTTTGTTGGACTTTCCTGTAGCTGAGCAGCTTAAACGTTCGTTAATAAAAGAAACCGTTGTAACCTATACTGATATCTTAGGTTTTCCCTCACAAAAAGACACATCAGAAGTGATTTCGACGGTCTCATCCTCCATAGAAAGTTTAGCAGAAGGAATCACAAATGAAATCCTTCAGTTAAACGCCAAAGCACCTCAGGCAATCATGCTTGTAGGAGGAGGCAGTCTAACGCCTCTATTACATGAAAAAGTGGCTGAAAAGCTAGATCTGCCTATTGAGCGAGTAGCGATTCGCGGCCTTAACGCCATCCAATCCTTGATCCCTTCATCAATAGAAGAAGGTCCTGAACTTGTAACTCCTGTAGGGATTGGAATCGCAGCCAAAGAAAACCCCGTTAAATATGTAACGGTTTCTGTGAATGGAAAAACAATACGCTTGTTTCAAGTGAAAAAACTTACGATTGGTGATGCTTTGATTGCTGGTGGAGCGGATCTTTCAAAACTTTACGGCAAACCAGGATTAGGATTGATGGTTCGGTTGAATGACGAAGTGAAGATGTTTAAAGGAAAGATTGGCACAGCGCCATCAATAGAGATGAATGGTGTTCCTTGTACGTTGTTAGATGAAGTCTTAGAGGGTGCTATGATTCATTATGAAGCTGGACATAATGGCGAGGATGCAGTGATTTCCATTCAAGATGCTTATGACAACCACTCTGTAAAAACGTTATGGGTGAACGGTGAAGCTGAAACGTTTGAAACTCATTATTTTATTAATGAGAAACGCGTAAGCTCAGATACGTTAGTAAACGATAGAGATGATTGCTATTATCGTTTCCCTTCAACCCTTTCAGATCTATTTGATTTAAAAGAGTGGAGTATTGAAACAAAACGTTCTCATTTTACTGTTTTTGTAGATGGTAAGCCTCTTAGCCTTCCAACAAAGCTCACTGATTCGGTGCATCTGAACGAGCAAAGTGTTAAATTGCATACAACCTGGCATGATGGAGACCGACTTGAGTATCACCGTACTGAAGAGGAGCAAGTAACTTTGAAACATGTAACGGATGCTCTAGACCTGAATCTGCATCAGTCATGTACGGTTATTTTTAACGAAGAAAAAGTAACCCTTGTCCGGCCACTCTATACCTTTTACCGGGAAGATGAAAAGCTTCGTTCAGATTCCGTTCTTCATACTCAGGAAAGACTTGTGATGAAGAAGACAGATCAACAACCATTTATTTTTCAGGATGTATTTACAGAGGTGGAACTAACACTTCAACCACAGCCTGGAGAGAGCTTAATTCTATTAAAGAATGGTGAAAAGGCGGGCTTTCAAACCGAGATTCAAACAGGGGATAAACTGTTATTAAAATTTGAAGTACTTATTTAA
- a CDS encoding YtxH domain-containing protein: MSNNNNQNIDSKDFIIGALVGGMLGAAAALLLAPKAGKELRSDLNEQAVYLKDKSNEISHLAREKSSNIVKTVSEQSNQVATKVKDLTSNLRKDIDKWRAKEEENASELYGEITDDIQDEGKLDFDPANEQELVEQKY, from the coding sequence ATGAGCAACAACAACAATCAAAACATTGATAGCAAAGATTTTATTATCGGTGCACTTGTTGGTGGTATGTTAGGGGCTGCCGCAGCGCTATTATTAGCGCCTAAAGCAGGGAAGGAATTGCGAAGCGATCTGAATGAACAAGCCGTTTATTTAAAGGATAAAAGTAACGAGATCTCTCATTTGGCTCGTGAAAAATCCTCAAACATTGTGAAGACAGTGTCTGAGCAATCTAATCAAGTTGCAACAAAGGTAAAGGATCTTACTTCAAACCTTCGCAAAGATATCGATAAATGGCGTGCGAAAGAAGAAGAAAACGCGTCAGAACTGTATGGTGAAATTACAGATGATATCCAAGATGAAGGCAAATTAGACTTCGACCCTGCAAATGAGCAAGAATTAGTAGAGCAAAAATATTGA
- a CDS encoding nicotinate phosphoribosyltransferase yields the protein MKEIELKLQGKIKRLTNKTFKFDERIREGWFSAVYFLKTCEIVESFKPDNIVTMQFFQKSDAVLCGSDEAIALIKTFAKDVDSLEIHSLKDGDKISPFETVLTIKGPYQNFGFLEGMIDGILARRTSVATNVYNVVKAASKSGVQKPVIFMGDRDDHFAQQAGDGYASYIGGSTAQATHAMNEWWGKKGMGTMPHALIQIFNGDIVEATKAYHAKYPEDDLISLVDYNNDVITDALKVAREFGETLKGVRVDTSRTMVDQYFFRNPDVLGSFDPRGVNPELIFALRKALDEEGFQHVKIVVSGGFKKERIEQFEEQKVPVDIYGVGSNLLKINIGFTGDNVMMNEHHQAKAGRIYRHNPRLELVE from the coding sequence ATGAAAGAGATAGAATTAAAGCTGCAAGGAAAAATCAAGCGGCTCACGAATAAAACATTTAAATTTGATGAACGGATCAGGGAAGGTTGGTTCTCTGCTGTTTATTTTCTTAAAACATGTGAGATTGTAGAATCATTCAAACCAGATAATATCGTAACGATGCAATTTTTTCAAAAAAGTGACGCCGTCTTATGCGGTTCAGATGAAGCGATCGCTCTTATCAAAACGTTTGCTAAGGATGTAGATTCTTTAGAGATTCATTCTTTAAAAGATGGAGATAAAATCTCTCCGTTTGAAACGGTGCTAACGATCAAGGGGCCTTATCAAAACTTCGGTTTCTTAGAAGGCATGATCGATGGAATCCTAGCCAGAAGAACTTCGGTTGCTACGAATGTTTATAATGTTGTTAAAGCTGCAAGTAAATCTGGCGTTCAGAAACCAGTCATCTTTATGGGAGACCGAGATGACCATTTTGCACAGCAAGCTGGAGATGGTTATGCCTCTTATATTGGAGGTTCAACCGCTCAAGCTACACATGCGATGAATGAATGGTGGGGTAAAAAAGGGATGGGCACAATGCCGCATGCTCTTATTCAAATCTTTAATGGGGATATTGTAGAAGCTACGAAGGCTTATCACGCGAAATACCCTGAAGACGATCTTATCTCACTTGTTGACTATAACAACGATGTGATTACAGATGCTTTGAAAGTAGCGAGAGAGTTTGGCGAGACTTTAAAAGGGGTAAGGGTTGATACTTCACGAACGATGGTCGATCAATATTTCTTTAGAAACCCTGATGTACTAGGTTCTTTTGATCCTAGGGGTGTGAATCCAGAACTGATTTTTGCACTTCGAAAAGCGCTGGATGAAGAGGGCTTCCAACATGTTAAAATCGTTGTAAGTGGTGGATTTAAAAAAGAAAGAATCGAGCAGTTTGAAGAACAAAAAGTCCCTGTAGATATATATGGGGTAGGCAGTAATCTATTAAAGATCAACATCGGATTCACTGGTGATAACGTTATGATGAATGAACATCATCAAGCAAAAGCAGGAAGAATCTATCGACATAATCCTAGATTAGAGCTAGTGGAATAA